One window of the Rosa rugosa chromosome 3, drRosRugo1.1, whole genome shotgun sequence genome contains the following:
- the LOC133737413 gene encoding disease resistance protein RPV1-like, whose translation MDFSAAQFGVSSSSSSSSTHSFTHDVFLSFRGADTRNNFTGYLYRNLVQEGINTFIDNDLTRGEDIKKELLEVVERSRISIVVFSANYASSKWCLDELVKIIQCKESKQQIVYPIFYKINASEIRYQNAQVGDAIARLSKHKDNLEKVESWKAALTQAATLYGWPISDEGHEANVIDEIVKEISTKLMKCTPLDVATYPVGIESREEDILKLLNVGQDDPHMVGIWGIGGIGKTTLAKAVFNSISHKFEHSCFLGNVREESFSYGGLVKLQNNFLSKIIERNPPNVTNVAEGISALKQKLSQKRVLLVLDDVDHLDQLRKLAGGCDWFGPRSRIIITTRDMNCLRAHKVNPIYEVKELNHQEASELFNFNAFKGKKCMDDFIELATDVIRYAKGVPLVLEVLGSDLCGKTKDEWKDALEYHNRYPNPDIQQALKRSYEALEDWIKEVFLHIACFFKGDKESYVIDALQGCDLNPRYALKVLIEKALIKIEKDYDNDNEIWMHDLLQDMGKEIVRQESPNKPGQRSRLWLYDDIREVLEENKGTDNIKGIMLRRGYYSQKIWLNSGSFTNLESLHIFKVDYAMLCGEGVDYLPNQLRVLNWFECSLRSLPTSFNPRKLSILHMGGPGTTQLAEGLKNMRYLKSIKLSFCDGLTRIPNLSGLKSLEYLKLSYCKDLVEVDPSVGRLDKLAYLKLSACGKLQMFLKRINLKSLETLSLSDCPLKFFPEIEEDMKSLKHLDLRRTDIKELPCSVGNLTGLKSLSLLCCDNLTNVPSSIFYELQHLEDLNLTSCSNLVTFPTKSESLPPPVFSTILTRLQVRLDYCRRLEEISEFPREIDFLSLEGCRSLERISKLSRILEGKDSKMFDWLDLTDC comes from the exons ATGGATTTCAGCGCAGCTCAATTCGGAGtctcttcctcttcatcttcttcttccacccaTTCGTTCACACACGATGTCTTTCTGAGCTTCAGAGGTGCGGATACGCGCAACAATTTCACTGGCTATTTGTACCGCAATTTGGTTCAGGAGGGAATTAACACCTTCATTGATAATGACCTTACAAGAGGAGAAGATATAAAAAAGGAGCTTCTCGAAGTAGTTGAGAGATCAAGGATTTCCATCGTTGTATTTTCTGCCAACTATGCATCTTCAAAgtggtgcttggatgaacttGTCAAGATAATTCAATGTAAAGAATCCAAGCAACAAATAGTTTACCCAATTTTCTACAAGATAAATGCGTCGGAGATACGATACCAAAATGCCCAGGTTGGTGATGCAATTGCTCGCCTTAGCAAACACAAGGATAACTTAGAGAAGGTGGAGAGTTGGAAGGCAGCTCTTACACAAGCAGCAACTTTGTACGGGTGGCCCATCTCGGATGAAGG GCATGAAGCGAATGTCATTGATGAAATTGTTAAAGAGATATCAACCAAACTAATGAAATGCACCCCTTTAGATGTGGCTACATATCCTGTTGGAATAGAATCTCGTGAAGAAGATATACTTAAGCTCTTAAATGTAGGGCAAGACGATCCTCACATGGTAGGGATATGGGGAATTGGGGGAATAGGAAAGACAACACTTGCAAAAGCTGTTTTTAATTCAATTAGCCATAAGTTTGAACATAGTTGTTTCCTCGGAAATGTAAGAGAAGAATCATTTTCATATGGAGGTCTTGTCAAGCTACAAAACAATTTTCTTTCTAAGATTATAGAGAGGAATCCACCTAATGTAACCAATGTTGCTGAAGGAATCAGTGCGCTTAAGCAAAAACTAAGCCAGAAAAGGGTTCTCTTGgttcttgatgatgtggatCACTTGGATCAGTTAAGAAAACTTGCTGGAGGGTGTGATTGGTTTGGTCCAAGAAGTAGGATTATCATAACAACAAGAGATATGAATTGCCTAAGGGCTCATAAAGTTAATCCAATATATGAGGTGAAGGAATTGAATCATCAAGAAGCTTCAGAGCTCTTTAATTTCAACGCCTTCAAAGGAAAAAAATGTATGGATGATTTCATTGAACTTGCAACTGATGTAATACGTTATGCTAAAGGGGTTCCGTTAGTTTTGGAAGTTTTGGGGTCAGATCTATGTGGTAAAACCAAGGATGAGTGGAAAGATGCATTAGAGTATCATAACAGATATCCTAACCCAGATATTCAACAAGCTCTCAAGAGAAGTTACGAGGCACTGGAGGATTGGATAAAAGAAGTTTTTCTTcatattgcatgtttctttaaaGGCGATAAAGAAAGCTATGTGATTGATGCACTACAAGGCTGTGACTTAAATCCCAGGTATGCTCTCAAAGTCCTCATAGAAAAGGCCTTAATAAAAATTGAGAAAGACTATGACAATGACAATGAGATTTGGATGCATGACCTTCTACAAGACATGGGAAAAGAAATTGTTAGGCAGGAGTCCCCTAATAAGCCAGGACAACGCAGTAGATTGTGGTTATATGATGATATTCGCGAAGTTcttgaagaaaacaaa GGAACGGATAATATAAAAGGCATCATGTTGAGAAGAGGTTACTATTCACAAAAGATATGGTTGAACAGCGGAAGCTTCACAAACTTGGAAAGTCTTCACATTTTTAAAGTCGATTATGCGATGCTTTGTGGAGAGGGCGTGGATTATCTTCCCAACCAGTTGAGGGTCCTTAACTGGTTTGAATGTTCATTACGATCATTGCCAACGAGTTTTAATCCGAGGAAACTCAGTATACTGCACATGGGTGGGCCCGGCACGACCCAACTAGCCGAGGGATTGAAG AATATGCGATATTTGAAATCTATCAAATTGTCGTTCTGTGATGGTCTGACAAGAATTCCCAACTTGTCTGGATTAAAAAGCTTGGAGTATTTGAAACTGTCTTATTGTAAAGATTTAGTTGAAGTTGATCCTTCGGTTGGCCGTCTCGATAAGCTCGCCTATTTGAAACTTAGTGCTTGTGGAAAGCTCCAGATGTTTCTAAAGAGGATCAACTTGAAATCTTTGGAAACTCTGAGTCTCTCTGATTGCCCGCTTAAGTTCTTCCCAGAAATTGAGGAAGACATGAAGTCTTTGAAGCACCTGGATCTAAGGAGGACTGACATCAAAGAGTTACCTTGCTCAGTTGGAAATCTCACTGGCCTTAAATCCTTGTCTCTACTTTGCTGTGATAATCTTACAAATGTACCATCAAGCATTTTCTATGAATTGCAACATCTGGAGGATCTTAATCTAACAAGCTGCTCTAACCTTGTTACATTTCCAACAAAGTCAGAATCACTTCCTCCACCGGTCTTTTCAACTATCCTGACGAGATTACAAGTTCGTCTGGACTATTGCAGGCGGCTTGAAgaaatttcagaatttccaCGAGAAATAGATTTCTTATCTTTGGAAGGTTGTCGTTCATTGGAAAGAATTTCAAAGTTGTCAAGAATTTTGGAGGGTAAAGATTCAAAAATGTTCGATTGGTTGGACTTGACTGACTGCTAG